The Leptospira sp. WS39.C2 genome contains a region encoding:
- the thrC gene encoding threonine synthase has translation MSLTKYQFRAQFRCTNDSCRKTYPLHQVIYSCSSCGELLSVEHDLDSLKKIPAEEWKSTFESRFRSSQFPNASGVWGKKEWVLPEIKEENIITSGEGTTHLYDASRFAKDLGLKSLHVKQCGVSHTGSFKDLGMTVLVSQVNQMISDGVPIKAVACASTGDTSAALASYAAKAGIPAIILLPANKVSTAQLIQPVSNGAIVLALETDFDGCMAVVKELTQEKSIYLANSMNSLRIEGQKSISIEIIQQLGWNVPDWIVIPGGNLGNVSALGMGFEMMLELGLINKLPRIILAQAKNASPLYDSYKKGFAEFSPVTAEKTLASAIQIGDPVSVKKAIRVLKKFKGIVEVATEEELANAAAKGDLYGLYNDPHTGVALAALLKSIQSGEVKQDESVVVISTANGLKFTEFKLAFHEGKIPKVDEALKNVILPCKPTLSGVMEILAKHLKKP, from the coding sequence ATGTCACTTACAAAATATCAATTCCGAGCACAGTTTCGCTGCACTAACGACTCCTGTCGCAAAACGTATCCACTCCACCAAGTGATTTATTCCTGTTCCAGTTGTGGAGAACTTCTCAGCGTCGAACATGATTTAGACAGCCTGAAAAAAATCCCAGCCGAAGAATGGAAATCCACCTTCGAATCCCGCTTTCGGTCCAGCCAATTCCCTAATGCTTCTGGGGTATGGGGCAAAAAAGAGTGGGTTCTTCCCGAAATCAAAGAGGAAAACATCATCACTTCCGGGGAAGGGACAACACATTTGTACGACGCTTCTCGTTTTGCCAAGGACCTTGGACTCAAAAGCCTTCATGTCAAACAATGCGGAGTTTCTCATACAGGTTCCTTCAAAGATTTAGGTATGACAGTTCTTGTGAGCCAAGTGAACCAAATGATTTCCGATGGAGTTCCCATCAAAGCAGTCGCTTGTGCTTCCACGGGAGATACTTCAGCGGCACTTGCTTCCTATGCTGCCAAAGCAGGAATCCCAGCAATCATTTTACTTCCAGCTAACAAAGTGTCAACGGCACAGCTCATCCAACCTGTCTCCAATGGGGCAATTGTCCTTGCTTTGGAAACAGACTTTGATGGTTGTATGGCTGTTGTAAAAGAACTCACCCAAGAAAAGTCCATTTACTTAGCAAATTCAATGAATTCTCTCCGAATTGAAGGACAAAAATCCATATCCATTGAAATCATCCAACAATTAGGTTGGAATGTACCTGACTGGATAGTCATCCCTGGTGGGAATTTAGGGAACGTCTCTGCACTTGGAATGGGTTTTGAAATGATGTTAGAGCTTGGTCTCATCAATAAACTACCACGGATCATCCTTGCTCAGGCAAAAAATGCAAGTCCTTTGTACGATTCGTATAAGAAGGGTTTTGCGGAGTTCTCTCCCGTGACTGCGGAAAAAACCTTAGCATCCGCAATCCAAATCGGTGATCCTGTTTCTGTGAAAAAAGCGATCCGCGTTCTGAAAAAATTCAAAGGGATCGTGGAAGTTGCGACGGAAGAAGAATTGGCAAATGCGGCTGCCAAAGGGGATTTGTATGGTTTGTACAATGACCCTCATACTGGTGTGGCCCTTGCAGCACTTTTAAAATCCATCCAATCTGGCGAAGTGAAACAAGATGAGTCCGTAGTTGTGATTTCTACTGCCAATGGGCTCAAATTCACTGAGTTCAAACTCGCTTTCCACGAGGGAAAAATACCAAAAGTGGATGAAGCCTTGAAGAATGTGATTTTACCTTGTAAGCCGACTTTATCAGGTGTGATGGAAATCCTCGCCAAACATTTGAAGAAACCATAA
- the leuS gene encoding leucine--tRNA ligase — protein sequence MNYPFQDIEQKWQKYWDDHQTFRTNTHSSKPKYYCLDMFPYPSGAGLHVGHPEGYTATDIISRLKRMEGYEVLHPMGWDAFGLPAERYAMTTGIHPRTTTKNNIDTFRRQIKSLGLSYDWEREISTTHPDYYRWTQWIFLQIYNSYFDRKQNKAVPIDTLIKTFETEGSQFFEGIELPKGIQFTGSEWKSKSRKEKEDILSHFRLVYEANIPVNWCEALGTVLANEEVEEWTSKGYSVERKPMRQYMMRITSYAERLLNDLSLCEWPPSTLEMQRNWIGKSEGLELNFHVPSLNKDITVYTTRPDTIFGATYLVLAPEHPLVAELTTAEQKKAVETYQKDCSLKSDLERTELNKDKTGVFTGAFANLPTDTSVKVPIYISDYVLISYGTGAIMAVPAHDQRDYDFAVKFQLPIKQVIDGKMEPNLAFDSKESVCINSSSAEVQLDGKSYKDAFQTMVVWAEKKSVGRKKIQFKLRDWLFARQRYWGEPIPLVHFSDGTPKALSDSELPLVLPDLEEFKPSGTGESPLALAKDWLVYKDPVTGEIGKRETNTMPQWAGSCYYYLRYIDPRNNVKLIDPKLEKEWMPVEVYVGGAEHAVLHLLYSRFWHKILFDLGHVSTPEPFKKLVHQGLILGEDKGKMSKSRGNVVNPDDVVSEYGADTLRLFEMFMGPFEMSKPWSKNGVDGVFRFLNRVWRLFHSGENESFFVEDIEPNEAELKTLHRTIKKVKDDIDSFSFNTAVSQMMIFINEFTSNPRKPKKVLEPFVLALSPFAPHLAEELWAKLGYKDSLAFHPYPKWEEKYLVDANITIVVQVNGKMRGEFLAPREIEEKEALTLAKGVEKAKAFWVGKEIKKEIYVKGKLVNIVVAG from the coding sequence ATGAATTATCCATTCCAAGATATTGAACAAAAATGGCAAAAATACTGGGACGACCACCAGACCTTTCGCACAAACACACACTCATCCAAACCTAAATACTATTGTTTAGACATGTTTCCTTACCCAAGTGGTGCTGGCCTTCACGTTGGGCACCCAGAAGGATACACAGCCACAGATATCATCTCAAGACTCAAACGTATGGAAGGATACGAGGTTTTGCACCCAATGGGTTGGGACGCTTTCGGGCTCCCTGCAGAACGATATGCGATGACAACGGGGATTCACCCTCGTACCACTACAAAAAACAATATTGATACCTTCCGCCGCCAGATCAAAAGCCTAGGGCTTTCTTATGATTGGGAAAGGGAAATCTCCACCACTCACCCCGATTATTACCGTTGGACCCAATGGATATTCTTACAAATCTACAATTCCTACTTTGACAGGAAACAAAACAAAGCAGTTCCGATTGATACTCTCATCAAAACCTTTGAAACCGAAGGTTCTCAGTTTTTTGAGGGGATAGAACTTCCCAAAGGAATCCAATTTACAGGTTCTGAATGGAAATCCAAATCGCGGAAAGAAAAAGAGGACATTTTGTCCCATTTTCGTTTGGTCTACGAAGCCAATATCCCCGTGAATTGGTGTGAGGCACTGGGAACTGTTCTTGCAAACGAAGAAGTCGAAGAATGGACTTCCAAAGGGTATTCCGTAGAACGAAAACCCATGCGCCAATACATGATGCGCATCACTTCCTACGCCGAACGATTATTAAACGATCTTTCTCTCTGTGAATGGCCGCCTTCCACTCTCGAAATGCAAAGGAACTGGATTGGAAAGTCGGAAGGGTTGGAACTCAACTTCCACGTTCCTTCCTTAAACAAAGACATCACAGTTTATACCACACGCCCTGATACGATTTTTGGTGCGACTTATCTCGTTCTTGCCCCGGAACACCCACTGGTTGCAGAACTCACTACGGCAGAACAAAAAAAAGCAGTAGAAACCTACCAAAAAGATTGTTCTTTAAAAAGTGATTTAGAAAGAACAGAGCTCAATAAAGACAAAACGGGTGTATTCACTGGTGCTTTTGCTAATTTACCAACAGACACGTCAGTCAAAGTTCCAATTTATATCTCTGATTATGTTTTAATCTCTTATGGAACCGGTGCCATTATGGCGGTTCCTGCTCATGACCAAAGAGACTACGACTTTGCCGTGAAGTTCCAACTCCCCATCAAACAAGTGATAGATGGTAAAATGGAACCAAACCTTGCCTTTGATTCCAAAGAATCTGTTTGTATCAACTCCTCTTCCGCAGAAGTGCAGTTAGATGGAAAATCTTACAAAGATGCTTTCCAAACCATGGTTGTTTGGGCAGAGAAAAAGTCTGTTGGTCGCAAAAAAATCCAATTCAAACTAAGAGATTGGCTTTTTGCAAGACAAAGGTATTGGGGAGAACCCATCCCTCTTGTCCATTTTTCTGATGGAACACCAAAGGCATTATCGGATTCAGAATTACCATTAGTATTACCTGACCTAGAAGAGTTTAAACCTTCTGGCACAGGAGAATCTCCTCTTGCCCTTGCAAAAGATTGGCTTGTGTATAAAGACCCCGTGACTGGTGAGATCGGCAAACGAGAAACCAATACGATGCCACAATGGGCTGGTTCTTGTTATTATTACCTTCGTTACATTGATCCAAGAAACAATGTCAAACTCATTGATCCAAAACTTGAAAAAGAATGGATGCCAGTGGAAGTGTATGTGGGTGGGGCAGAACATGCTGTCTTACACTTGTTATACTCTAGATTTTGGCATAAAATCCTTTTTGATTTGGGTCACGTCTCCACACCAGAACCATTTAAAAAATTAGTCCACCAAGGTCTCATACTTGGCGAAGACAAAGGCAAAATGTCTAAGTCGCGAGGGAATGTTGTCAATCCAGATGATGTGGTCTCAGAATATGGTGCTGACACACTACGACTTTTTGAAATGTTTATGGGACCTTTTGAGATGTCCAAACCATGGAGTAAAAATGGTGTGGATGGTGTTTTCCGATTTTTAAATCGAGTTTGGAGACTCTTTCACTCAGGGGAAAACGAATCTTTTTTTGTAGAAGATATTGAACCAAACGAAGCTGAACTAAAAACCCTCCATCGTACGATTAAAAAAGTAAAAGACGATATTGATAGTTTTTCGTTTAATACTGCTGTTTCTCAAATGATGATTTTCATCAATGAGTTCACAAGTAATCCGAGAAAACCTAAAAAAGTATTAGAACCTTTTGTATTAGCACTGTCTCCTTTTGCACCTCACCTAGCAGAGGAACTGTGGGCAAAACTTGGTTACAAAGATTCCCTTGCCTTCCATCCCTATCCGAAATGGGAGGAGAAGTATTTAGTAGATGCCAACATCACAATCGTTGTCCAAGTGAATGGCAAAATGCGCGGGGAATTTTTAGCACCGAGAGAAATTGAAGAAAAAGAAGCTTTGACCCTTGCCAAAGGAGTGGAAAAAGCAAAAGCGTTCTGGGTCGGAAAAGAGATCAAAAAAGAAATTTATGTGAAAGGTAAACTCGTCAACATTGTTGTTGCTGGGTAA
- a CDS encoding ABC transporter ATP-binding protein — MLEFKNVFKSFHNEEETIDVLKNISFRMETGEFVAIIGPSGSGKSTFLGVAAGLDKPDTGIVSLDGIDLTKQNESKLADIRADQIGFIFQNFQLLPGLNAIENVGIPLYLKSSLSEKEILSKAEKILESVSMSHRATHFPKQLSGGEEQRIAIARSFVNDPKIIFADEPTANLDYKNSKTILDLLLYRNKKQGTTLVVVTHDPDVAKLADRVLEMKDGEIISDSKNKKSSVRGKNTSKTNSASLKNATKQKQAVKPTKKVSR; from the coding sequence GTGTTAGAATTTAAAAATGTGTTCAAATCTTTTCACAATGAAGAAGAAACGATTGATGTGTTGAAAAACATTTCATTTCGCATGGAAACTGGTGAATTTGTAGCGATTATTGGCCCTTCAGGGTCAGGTAAATCCACTTTTCTTGGTGTTGCAGCAGGTCTTGATAAACCAGATACAGGGATTGTCTCATTAGATGGAATTGATTTAACGAAACAAAATGAATCAAAACTTGCAGATATACGTGCAGATCAAATAGGATTTATCTTTCAAAACTTCCAATTATTGCCAGGACTCAATGCAATTGAAAACGTTGGCATCCCTTTATACTTAAAATCATCTCTTTCTGAAAAAGAAATTTTGTCCAAAGCTGAAAAAATATTAGAATCGGTATCAATGTCACACCGTGCAACTCACTTCCCAAAACAACTGTCAGGTGGGGAAGAGCAAAGGATTGCCATCGCTCGCAGTTTTGTGAATGATCCAAAGATTATTTTCGCGGATGAACCAACAGCTAACTTAGATTATAAAAATAGCAAAACCATCTTAGACCTATTATTGTATAGGAACAAAAAACAAGGCACAACGCTTGTTGTGGTCACCCATGACCCTGACGTAGCAAAACTAGCCGATCGGGTCTTGGAGATGAAAGATGGTGAAATCATTTCTGATTCTAAGAACAAAAAATCGTCAGTCAGAGGAAAAAATACTTCCAAAACCAATTCTGCTTCATTAAAAAATGCCACCAAACAAAAGCAGGCGGTGAAACCAACAAAGAAGGTGAGTCGATGA
- a CDS encoding ABC transporter permease, translated as MKASLFRFYLKRELFSRFRYSLLIVVSITLGVGSVIGIHSYKDNTANAIKKEAKSIMGADLALQSPQEITNSARELLKNCLPKGAKTSASIQFLSMISNESGSENSLSFVKGIETSYPFYGEMKTEPEGAYRNLKPNQVLLDPSLVENLKLKLGDRVRLGDSLLVLAGVVMKEPGAVGSFVGSAPGSIIQKDTAIQTGLVQRGSRIRYTIYLQFPDSISSLDWKDKEFESFIKEDLTIYHNTEVNSGSQQFIKNTFDYMALLALAGFFLGAISVYTAVRTRLLEKRNEIAILMCLGAKPNVILLLVFSEILILSLLGTLFGLVLGTLIQSLLPDISGMNPVGTGLFGLSISSLLWSFVLGVILPLLISIPLVLETRSVKPLAALKEVESQTSGNLSSSYWQFGSFVLIYILFTSLAILETESIFKGILFTLVLLTLPLLVYGLYILMGLLLQKITKLGWLSKEWSLVTKKVTRKSGVLRLSIIGLGSALFILTLSLILQESLLELSGAREIERRPNMFLLDIRETQKEGLLQAITKFPVEKQYVAPVIGARLSKVNGDPVKKEDTIKNAMDRNWRATARTREYFLSYRDSLYDTEEVTKGSWWKETSQNEISVERDFSSYLQAGIGDELTFNVQGREVSGKITNLRSVNWADMKPNFVVLFSKGILEKAPRFYIVSLLIDKGSDRYQLQKVIVNQFPNITVIDTEKTIQAFMGILEKVTQMMALMTMFILAASFVLVFTTLYASQSERKREFALLRVIGANSRFMGKHFMREALLVSVISFFLGLVYAVISNEVLNRSVLELRSVYPYGQLCLVFFGICFITVTLYTLGLFSFFRMPTKTVLKEIK; from the coding sequence ATGAAGGCATCCCTCTTTCGTTTTTACTTAAAACGTGAGCTTTTTTCACGGTTTCGGTATTCCTTACTGATTGTTGTTTCTATCACTCTTGGTGTGGGTTCCGTCATTGGCATCCATTCCTATAAGGACAACACGGCAAATGCCATCAAAAAAGAGGCAAAATCTATCATGGGAGCCGATCTTGCCTTACAATCCCCCCAGGAAATCACAAATTCTGCTAGAGAATTGCTTAAAAACTGCCTACCAAAAGGTGCCAAAACCAGTGCTTCCATCCAATTTTTATCTATGATTTCCAATGAATCTGGTTCGGAAAATTCTCTCAGTTTCGTAAAAGGAATCGAAACAAGTTACCCCTTTTATGGGGAAATGAAGACTGAGCCAGAGGGTGCCTATCGAAACTTGAAACCAAACCAAGTCCTCTTAGATCCTTCTCTTGTTGAAAACTTAAAACTGAAACTGGGTGACCGAGTTCGATTGGGGGATAGCCTTCTTGTACTTGCTGGAGTTGTGATGAAAGAACCTGGTGCTGTTGGTTCCTTCGTTGGTTCGGCACCTGGATCGATCATTCAAAAAGACACAGCCATCCAAACAGGACTTGTGCAACGAGGCAGTCGCATTCGTTATACGATCTATTTACAATTCCCAGATTCCATCAGTAGTTTGGATTGGAAAGACAAAGAGTTTGAGTCTTTTATCAAAGAAGACTTAACGATTTATCACAATACAGAAGTCAATTCTGGATCCCAACAGTTTATTAAAAACACATTTGATTATATGGCTCTACTTGCGCTGGCTGGATTTTTTCTCGGAGCCATTTCTGTTTATACAGCAGTTCGCACAAGGTTACTCGAAAAACGCAATGAAATTGCGATTCTTATGTGTCTTGGTGCCAAACCGAATGTCATTCTTTTATTAGTATTTTCAGAAATACTGATTCTATCCCTTTTAGGTACTTTGTTTGGACTTGTACTTGGAACCTTGATCCAATCCTTATTACCTGATATCAGTGGTATGAATCCTGTCGGAACGGGATTGTTTGGTCTTTCTATTTCTTCTCTATTATGGAGTTTTGTATTGGGTGTGATTTTACCACTCCTCATTTCTATTCCACTTGTTTTAGAAACAAGATCCGTAAAACCTTTAGCTGCACTCAAAGAAGTAGAATCACAAACCAGTGGGAATTTATCCTCTTCCTATTGGCAATTTGGTTCGTTTGTTTTGATCTATATTCTTTTTACAAGTCTTGCTATCTTAGAAACTGAAAGTATCTTTAAAGGAATTTTATTTACCCTTGTTTTATTAACCTTACCTCTCCTTGTGTACGGTTTGTACATTTTAATGGGTTTGTTATTACAAAAGATTACGAAACTAGGATGGTTATCGAAGGAATGGAGCCTTGTGACCAAAAAAGTCACACGAAAATCTGGTGTCCTTCGTCTTTCCATCATTGGTCTTGGATCGGCACTCTTTATCTTAACTTTGTCACTCATCTTACAGGAAAGTTTACTTGAGTTAAGTGGAGCAAGAGAGATCGAACGTAGGCCAAACATGTTCCTTCTCGACATCCGAGAAACACAAAAAGAGGGACTACTACAAGCCATCACCAAGTTCCCTGTGGAAAAACAATATGTAGCACCTGTGATTGGCGCTCGTTTGTCCAAGGTCAATGGAGATCCTGTTAAAAAAGAAGACACCATCAAAAACGCAATGGACCGCAACTGGCGAGCCACTGCAAGAACTCGTGAATACTTTTTGTCTTACCGCGATTCATTATATGATACAGAAGAAGTGACCAAGGGGAGTTGGTGGAAAGAAACAAGCCAAAATGAAATTTCCGTGGAACGAGATTTTTCCTCCTATTTGCAAGCAGGCATAGGGGATGAGCTTACTTTCAATGTACAAGGAAGAGAAGTCTCTGGGAAAATCACAAACCTTCGTTCGGTGAACTGGGCGGATATGAAACCAAACTTTGTGGTCCTATTTTCCAAAGGGATTTTAGAAAAAGCTCCTAGATTTTACATTGTTTCCTTACTCATTGACAAAGGTTCGGATCGTTACCAATTACAAAAGGTCATTGTAAACCAGTTTCCCAATATCACGGTGATTGATACGGAAAAAACCATCCAAGCTTTTATGGGAATTTTGGAGAAGGTGACTCAGATGATGGCACTGATGACAATGTTTATCCTCGCTGCTTCCTTTGTTCTTGTATTTACCACTCTTTATGCAAGCCAATCCGAAAGAAAACGAGAGTTTGCGCTCTTACGAGTGATTGGAGCAAACAGTCGTTTTATGGGAAAACATTTTATGAGAGAAGCGTTACTTGTTTCCGTGATTTCGTTTTTCTTAGGGCTTGTATATGCAGTGATATCCAATGAAGTTTTAAACCGATCCGTATTGGAGCTTCGTAGTGTGTATCCTTATGGGCAACTTTGTTTGGTTTTCTTTGGAATTTGTTTTATCACGGTGACTTTGTATACCTTAGGACTTTTTAGTTTCTTTAGGATGCCAACAAAGACGGTGCTTAAGGAAATTAAATAG
- a CDS encoding ATP-binding protein: protein MNLSEITSIRDGNPQCKTCGGVGITLAEHVRGSRSGALVLCHCIGSDCNTCEAKGQPPFMSFDRKLDKMLPCVCHNARFSLRNLETLVEKANIPARYRFQFLSTIDIGDTANDPDMSFIIAHDWANELVHKFKNPDFTPQGFYLWGGTGSGKTLLACVILNELVFRYGITCKYAKVNKDFLSAIRDTYQSDSETHGQERSIEREFANVDVLVIDDFGVQKESEFNNRKLYDLIDSRYEQEKLTLLTSNHSLVEWRDRGQGRIYSRLMEMTKEIELKCPDYRTKFVKR, encoded by the coding sequence ATGAATTTATCCGAAATTACTTCGATCCGAGACGGAAATCCGCAGTGTAAAACCTGCGGAGGAGTGGGCATTACCTTAGCAGAACATGTGAGGGGATCTCGTTCCGGCGCCCTTGTTTTATGCCATTGTATTGGTAGTGACTGTAACACATGTGAGGCGAAAGGACAACCTCCTTTTATGTCTTTCGACCGAAAATTGGACAAAATGCTCCCTTGTGTCTGTCATAATGCAAGGTTTTCCCTTCGCAATTTAGAAACTTTGGTGGAAAAAGCCAATATACCGGCAAGGTACCGTTTCCAATTTTTATCCACAATTGACATTGGGGATACGGCAAACGACCCTGATATGTCGTTTATCATTGCTCACGACTGGGCAAACGAACTCGTTCATAAATTTAAAAATCCAGATTTTACTCCACAGGGCTTTTACCTTTGGGGAGGAACAGGATCTGGAAAAACATTACTCGCTTGTGTGATCTTAAACGAACTTGTGTTTCGGTATGGAATTACATGTAAGTATGCAAAGGTAAACAAAGACTTTTTGTCTGCGATTCGTGATACTTACCAATCCGATAGCGAAACACATGGGCAAGAACGTTCCATCGAACGTGAATTTGCTAATGTAGATGTACTTGTGATCGATGACTTTGGTGTCCAAAAGGAATCAGAATTCAACAATCGTAAGTTATACGACCTCATTGATAGTCGTTATGAACAAGAAAAACTCACACTTCTCACATCCAATCACTCCCTTGTGGAATGGAGAGACCGTGGCCAAGGTCGGATTTATTCACGACTGATGGAAATGACAAAAGAAATTGAATTAAAATGCCCTGATTATCGCACAAAGTTTGTGAAGAGGTAA
- the folK gene encoding 2-amino-4-hydroxy-6-hydroxymethyldihydropteridine diphosphokinase has translation MKYSNIAFLSLGSNIGDRHHFMDQAIWEISTLPELQILKQSERLETAPLENTNQPYFLNQIVKVMVSSAFTLPCLLDSLQGIEDKLGRKRRSWKGPREIDIDILTYEAVVMKTDFLHLPHHSLYSRPFIKQLLTDMGEIGVYALFSELNHEKHYSTV, from the coding sequence ATGAAGTATTCCAATATTGCCTTTCTTTCGTTAGGATCCAACATCGGAGACAGGCACCATTTTATGGACCAGGCAATATGGGAAATTTCCACCTTACCAGAGTTACAGATTTTAAAACAATCGGAACGATTGGAAACAGCACCCCTGGAAAATACAAACCAACCTTACTTTTTAAACCAAATTGTAAAGGTAATGGTTTCTTCTGCTTTTACTCTTCCGTGTTTACTTGATTCACTTCAAGGGATTGAAGACAAACTGGGAAGAAAACGTCGGTCTTGGAAAGGACCACGTGAAATTGACATCGACATTCTCACTTACGAGGCTGTTGTGATGAAAACTGATTTTTTACATTTACCCCACCATTCACTTTATTCAAGACCATTCATCAAACAATTGTTAACAGATATGGGTGAAATTGGTGTGTATGCCCTTTTTTCGGAACTAAACCATGAAAAACATTATTCTACAGTATAA
- the panB gene encoding 3-methyl-2-oxobutanoate hydroxymethyltransferase has protein sequence MKNIILQYKKKYDAGEPISVITCYDYTFATLFNRTDVDCLLVGDSLGMVIQGNQSTLPVTLDEIIYHTKAVCKGAPDKTIIADLPFLSYQTSIEEGIRSAGRVLKETNASCVKLEGDSDFIIELTKRMTESGIPVFAHLGLTPQSVHTLGGHRVQGKTDAARQKMIRKSREIAEAGAFALLLEMVPESLGKEITESIRIPTIGIGAGKYTSGQVLVMQDLLGLNEDFHPKFLKKFGNLSGAVKEAVNAYHKEVTKREYPSEAHVFLDQ, from the coding sequence ATGAAAAACATTATTCTACAGTATAAAAAGAAATACGATGCGGGGGAACCTATCTCTGTCATCACCTGTTATGATTATACCTTTGCGACTCTTTTCAATCGCACCGATGTGGATTGCCTTCTTGTGGGTGATTCTCTTGGAATGGTGATCCAAGGAAATCAGTCAACACTGCCTGTCACACTCGATGAAATCATCTACCATACAAAAGCGGTTTGTAAAGGGGCTCCTGACAAAACGATCATTGCAGATTTGCCGTTTTTATCTTACCAAACTTCCATAGAAGAAGGGATTCGTTCCGCCGGCCGAGTGTTAAAAGAAACCAATGCATCTTGTGTGAAACTGGAAGGAGACTCTGACTTTATCATCGAACTCACAAAACGAATGACTGAATCAGGAATCCCTGTGTTTGCCCATCTCGGACTCACACCTCAATCGGTACATACCCTTGGCGGACACCGTGTCCAAGGGAAAACAGATGCGGCTCGTCAAAAAATGATCCGTAAATCCAGAGAAATTGCGGAAGCTGGTGCTTTTGCTTTATTACTCGAAATGGTGCCCGAATCTCTCGGAAAAGAAATCACAGAATCCATTCGCATTCCCACCATTGGAATTGGTGCTGGAAAATACACGTCTGGCCAAGTCCTTGTCATGCAAGACCTACTGGGTCTGAATGAAGACTTTCATCCGAAGTTTTTAAAGAAATTTGGGAACTTAAGTGGGGCAGTGAAAGAGGCAGTGAATGCCTATCACAAGGAAGTGACTAAAAGAGAATATCCTTCCGAAGCCCATGTGTTTTTAGATCAATAA
- a CDS encoding 3-deoxy-7-phosphoheptulonate synthase, with translation MKPTANLRILEQHSLIPPSVLMEELPLTDEASEIVVRTRSEISDIIHGKDNKRMLVVVGPCSVHDIGAVMEYAEKLKPKIKEFEKELLIVMRVYFEKPRTTVGWKGLINDPDLDGSFHINKGLQLARKLLLDLNKMGIPCGTEFLDVISPQYIADLVAWGAIGARTTESQVHRELASGLSAPIGFKNGTDGNVQIAVDAIRSASSSHHFLSVTNQGSSAIFRTAGNKDTHVILRGGNKGPNFDEASVNEVGAQIEKAGLPPKVMVDCSHGNSQKDFRKQPSVVDSVSEQFAKGSKYILGVMIESHLKEGNQSIDAKPLAYGQSITDACVSWETTVPMLEKLAEAANKRK, from the coding sequence ATGAAACCAACTGCTAATTTAAGAATTTTAGAACAACATAGTCTAATTCCCCCTTCCGTTTTGATGGAAGAACTTCCCTTAACTGATGAAGCTTCAGAAATTGTAGTCAGAACGAGAAGTGAAATTTCCGACATCATCCATGGGAAAGATAACAAACGAATGTTAGTTGTTGTTGGTCCATGTTCTGTTCACGACATTGGTGCGGTGATGGAATATGCTGAAAAATTAAAACCAAAAATCAAAGAGTTTGAAAAAGAACTCCTCATTGTGATGAGAGTGTATTTTGAAAAACCAAGAACCACTGTTGGATGGAAAGGTCTTATCAACGATCCTGATTTGGATGGCTCTTTTCATATCAACAAAGGTTTACAACTTGCACGTAAACTTTTATTAGATTTGAACAAAATGGGAATCCCTTGTGGAACTGAATTTTTGGATGTGATCTCACCTCAGTACATCGCTGACCTCGTTGCATGGGGTGCGATTGGGGCAAGGACCACAGAAAGCCAAGTGCACCGTGAATTAGCATCGGGACTCTCTGCTCCCATTGGATTTAAAAATGGAACTGATGGGAATGTACAAATTGCCGTGGATGCAATTCGTTCTGCGAGTTCTAGCCACCATTTCCTATCTGTTACGAACCAAGGGAGTAGTGCAATTTTCCGTACTGCTGGAAACAAAGATACACATGTGATTTTACGCGGTGGGAACAAAGGACCTAACTTTGATGAGGCTTCCGTGAATGAAGTGGGTGCCCAAATTGAAAAAGCGGGTCTCCCTCCAAAAGTGATGGTGGATTGTTCCCATGGCAATAGCCAAAAAGACTTTCGCAAACAACCAAGTGTTGTGGATTCTGTTTCGGAACAATTTGCAAAAGGAAGTAAATACATCCTAGGTGTGATGATAGAAAGTCACCTAAAGGAAGGAAACCAATCCATCGATGCAAAACCTTTGGCTTATGGTCAATCGATTACCGATGCTTGTGTGTCTTGGGAAACTACAGTTCCTATGCTCGAAAAATTAGCAGAGGCTGCAAACAAACGTAAGTAA
- a CDS encoding rhodanese-like domain-containing protein translates to MVPEIDVVSFKKRLDARAEGKDDFFVLDVRNPNEQQIALVPGTDKLIPVSELAARIEEIKSQIDKEILVYCRSGGRSGMACGILDQAGFKSYKNVAGGTLAYSDLVDPNMQKY, encoded by the coding sequence ATGGTACCGGAAATCGATGTAGTCAGTTTTAAAAAACGTCTGGATGCAAGAGCAGAAGGAAAAGATGATTTTTTTGTTTTGGATGTACGAAATCCAAACGAACAACAAATTGCACTCGTACCTGGTACAGATAAACTCATTCCAGTTAGCGAACTTGCTGCTCGTATCGAAGAAATCAAAAGCCAAATAGATAAAGAGATTTTGGTATATTGTCGTTCAGGTGGAAGGTCAGGTATGGCGTGTGGAATCCTTGACCAAGCTGGATTCAAGTCCTATAAAAATGTCGCAGGGGGAACCTTAGCGTATTCTGACCTTGTAGATCCAAACATGCAAAAGTATTAA